Proteins from one Psilocybe cubensis strain MGC-MH-2018 chromosome 11, whole genome shotgun sequence genomic window:
- a CDS encoding Pyranose dehydrogenase 1 has protein sequence MFPGHALSLTLALLAVSVNSVQVIGNVADLPNISFDFIVVGGGTAGNVIANRLTENPHVSVLVLEAGVTNVDATNTIIPFFCPRASPGTPFDWNFTTTPQPGLGGRSIPYPRGHILGGSSSINYLAYTRGSSSDWDSYAKISGDDGWSWKNIQSYIRKNEAWTPPADMHNTQGQFNPAVHSTTGINSVSLSGFPRPIDSRVIATTQQLDEFPFNLDMNSGNPLGIGELDPEYGKGWKEEQLRDIIFGPGLHHPTQLAPEQESPRIRLTASKEVILSAGTVGTPHILLNSGIGDKKALKALGISSVVDLPDVGNNLSDHSILQNSFFVNSTDTYDSVKRNATLAAAQLAQWTLTETGPLTASPIDHIGWLRLPNNTTIFKSFKDPSSGPTAPHYEFLIANGMLGPTLPATGNFMTVSTAVVSPVSRGNITLASNDPFDDPLVNPNLLGSDFDLFTMREAIRSVQRFLSSPAWKGYVIGPFGALATANTDDQLNAYIRAGANTVFHPFGTSAMSPKSSSHGVVNPDLLLKSAKGLRIVDASVLPFVPGAHPQFHVYIVGERASDLIKQKWKL, from the exons ATGTTCCCCGGGCACGCCCTCTCCCTCACCCTCGCCTTGTTGGCTGTTTCTGTCAACTCCGTGCAAGTCATCGGAAACGTCGCGGATCTTCCCAATATATCGTTCGACTTCATTGTCGTAGGAG GTGGAACGGCAGGTAATGTTATCGCTAATCGTCTGACGGAGAACCCCCATGTCTCTGTCCTCGTCCTTGAAGCTGGGGTAAC AAATGTGGATGCCACCAATACCATCATACCGTTCTTCTGCCCAAGGGCATCTCCTGGGACACCGTTTGACTGGAATTTTACAACAACACCGCAGCCCGGCCTCGGTGGACGGTCAATACCCTACCCCCGGGGTCACATTCTAGGTGGATCGAGTTCAATCA ACTATCTAGCTTATACGCGAGGGTCATCCTCTGACTGGGATAGCTACGCAAAGATATCGGGAGACGACGGATGGAGCTGGAAAAATATTCAATCATACATTCGCAAG AATGAGGCTTGGACACCTCCAGCTGACATGCACAATACACAAGGCCAATTCAATCCAGCAGTTCACTCTACCACAGGAATCAATTCTGTCAGCCTGTCCGGGTTTCCGCGTCCAATTGACAGTCGGGTCATTGCAACGACCCAGCAACTGGATGAATTCCCATTTAATTTAGACATGAACTCTGGGAATCCTCTGGGCATAGGCGA GCTGGATCCAGAATACGGTAAAGGGTGGAAGGAGGAGCAGCTCCGCGACATCATATTTGGGCCCGGCCTTCATCACCCGACCCAACTTGCAC CAGAACAGGAAA GCCCTCGCATTCGTCTGACGGCTTCGAAAGAAGTTATTTTGTCTGCCGGTACGGTGGGCACTCCCCACATTCTGCTCAATTCCGGCATTGGCGACAAGAAAGCACTCAAAGCGTTGGGCATCTCCTCGGTAGTCGACCTACCAGACGTCGGCAATAATTTATCCGATCATTCTATTCTTCAAAATTCGTTCTTCGTCAATTCAACGGACACCTATGACAGCGTTAAAAGAAATGCGACATTGGCGGCAGCTCAGCTCGCCCAGTGGACTTTGACGGAGACAGGCCCGTTGACCGCATCACCGATTGATCACATAGGATGGCTTCGTCTCCCGAACAATACTACTATATTCAAATCCTTTAAGGATCCTTCCTCAGGACCCACTGCGCCCCACTACGAATTTCTTATTGCT AACGGGATGCTTGGCCCAACCTTGCCTGCAACTGGCAATTTCATGACTGTCAGCACAGCTGTTGTCTCCCCAGTATCCC GAGGGAATATTACTTTGGCATCTAATGATCCCTTTGACGATCCTCTGGTCAATCCTAACCTCTTAGGATCAGATTTTGATCTTTTCACAATGCGCGAAGCAATTCGGAGCGTACAGCGATTTTTGTCTAGTCCTGCTTGGAAAGGATACGTCATCGGTCCATTTGGCGCCCTTGCGACCGCAAACACAGATGATCAACTCAATGCATACATTCGTGCTGGCGCCAATACCGTGTTCCATCCATTCGGTACATCGGCGATGTCCCCCAAATCCTCGTCACACGGAGTTGTAAACCCTGACTTGCTCTTAAAGTCGGCAAAAGGGTTGAGGATTGTGGATGCTTCAGTACTG CCCTTCGTACCAGGAGCGCATCCGCAGTTCCACGTCTACATCGTTGGAGAAAGAGCCTCAGACCTCATTAAGCAGAAATGGAAGCTCTAG
- a CDS encoding Pyranose dehydrogenase 1, whose product MYRRITAIALAVALWAARGGAVAVVGNPADLPKNAAYDFIIVGGGTAGNVVANRLTENPSISVLVLEAGVSNIGATDTIIPSFCVRASPNTPFDWNFTTINQPGLGGRSISYPRGHILGGSSSTNYMVYTRGPSSDWDRYATISGDQGWSWNSIQPYIKKNEAWTPPADGHNTAGQFNPVFHSTTGINAVSLSGFPQGIDNRVIQTTSQLNEFPFNLDMNSGNPIGIGWLQSTIKGGSRSSSATSYLGPSFIKRPNLHVLIGAQVTRILSTGKKVELVLYGYGATYLFFGSTGPRFNLTAKKEVILSAGSVGTPHILLHSGIGDKTALQALGIPSIVNLPDVGQNLSDHPFLPNGWLVNSTDTFETAARNATLSAQELNQWNAHQTGPLVDTIVDHLGWFRLAKNSSVLQTGSDPSSGPNAPHFEFLFANGLPIPNPPPSGNFLAVATAIVAPVARGNITLATNNPFDAPLINPNLLGTDFDLAVMREAVRAAIRFVSAPAWSNYIITPIGGLEDIDTDDKLNAYIQAGTTTIFHPFGSASMSPKGASHGVVDPDLLVKGTSGLRIIDASVVPIVPAAHPQFHVYMFGERGSDLIKSCWNI is encoded by the exons ATGTACCGAAGAATTACTGCTATCGCCCTCGCCGTGGCTCTTTGGGCGGCGCGTGGAGGTGCTGTTGCAGTCGTTGGTAACCCTGCCGATCTACCCAAAAATGCCGCATACGACTTTATCATAGTTGGGG GTGGAACGGCAGGCAATGTAGTTGCCAATCGCCTGACGGAAAATCCAAGTATATCCGTATTGGTACTTGAGGCTGGAGTATC AAATATCGGTGCTACAGACACAATTATACCTTCTTTCTGCGTCAGGGCTTCTCCCAACACTCCTTTTGACTGGAATTTTACAACTATTAATCAACCTGGACTCGGTGGACGTTCAATATCATACCCAAGAGGTCATATTCTAGGAGGGTCAAGCTCTACTA ATTACATGGTATATACCAGAGGGCCCTCATCCGACTGGGATCGATATGCAACTATTTCGGGAGATCAAGGTTGGAGCTGGAACAGTATCCAACCTTACATCAAGAAG AACGAGGCCTGGACACCACCAGCAGATGGCCATAACACTGCTGGGCAGTTTAATCCTGTGTTCCACAGTACCACAGGAATTAACGCCGTCAGTTTGTCGGGATTCCCTCAAGGAATCGACAATCGTGTGATTCAAACCACATCTCAACTGAACGAATTTCCCTTCAATTTGGATATGAATTCTGGCAATCCGATCGGAATCG GCTGGCTTCAAAGCACAATTAAAGGGGGGTCGCGAAGCAGCTCCGCTACGTCATACCTAGGGCCTAGCTTCATTAAAAGACCTAATTTGCACGTTCTGATTGGCGCTCAAGTCACTCGGATCCTATCAACAGGAAA GAAAGTGGAACTAGTCCTTTACGGTTATGGTGCAACATACTTATTTTTCGGCTCTACAGGTCCTCGATTCAATCTAACTGCCAAGAAGGAAGTGATTCTGTCCGCGGGATCTGTCGGAACACCCCACATTCTTCTTCATTCGGGTATAGGCGACAAGACAGCACTACAAGCTTTGGGAATACCATCAATTGTAAATCTGCCAGACGTAGGCCAGAATCTGTCTGATCACCCCTTTTTGCCAAACGGATGGCTTGTGAACTCTACGGACACCTTTGAAACAGCTGCTCGAAATGCCACATTGTCGGCGCAAGAGCTAAATCAATGGAATGCACATCAGACTGGGCCTCTGGTAGACACTATTGTCGATCATTTAGGATGGTTCCGTCTCGCCAAGAATTCCTCCGTGCTCCAGACAGGCTCCGATCCTTCTTCAGGGCCCAACGCGCCACACTTTGAGTTCCTATTTGCT AATGGTCTTCCCATTCCTAACCCTCCTCCATCTGGCAATTTTCTCGCGGTAGCCACGGCTATTGTCGCGCCCGTTGCTC GTGGAAATATTACTCTAGCGACTAACAATCCTTTCGATGCCCCATTGATCAATCCCAACTTACTGGGTACTGATTTTGATCTCGCTGTCATGCGTGAAGCCGTACGCGCTGCCATCCGTTTTGTTTCTGCCCCGGCATGGAGCAATTATATCATCACACCCATCGGAGGGCTTGAAGATATCGACACAGATGATAAGCTTAATGCGTATATTCAAGCTGGGACTACTACAATTTTCCATCCCTTTGGTTCAGCGTCAATGTCCCCCAAAGGCGCATCGCATGGTGTTGTAGATCCTGACTTACTTGTCAAGGGCACTTCTGGCCTAAGAATTATTGATGCTTCGGTAGTG CCTATTGTGCCTGCTGCTCACCCCCAGTTCCATGTCTATATGTTTGGTGAACGAGGTTCAGATCTCATCAAAAGTTGCTGGAATATTTAG